The Sedimentisphaera salicampi genome includes a region encoding these proteins:
- a CDS encoding glycoside hydrolase, protein MDLKFKKVLSSAVLLMFSAGAFSYVEVRPGSRNLITQTDNPVQISIDISKKHQKISSFGASDCWTAQMVGQWPEEKTDAIADLLFSSELKDSGDPVGIGLSSWRFNIGAGTAANDKIRDPWRQSSWLFDESGNEIYLPEFEKETRSRIKGQRTFLRSARDRGVEEFTAFTISPPINMTKNGRGFCSKDVGATNLKDGKTGEFCDYIVESVKALQKADGVEFDYISPINEPEWDWNGPKQEGCRYNNSQMAEIAKTLYSKIENEDSVNARVLMPESGHLKSFYDWQKSSKKSKGKYVEQFFDESSDNYAGKALSGLLCGHSYFLDDPSEGLVDARVKFRKALDEYPELEYRHTEYCILGGTEHGFGGGGRDLGITAALFIARVIHYDLTIVEASGWDWWLGISPYDYKDGLVYSTKTIKDGRYNDSKMLWAMGNFSRFIRPGMYRAELKRDDGVENGKAFHGLMASAYTSSKDKTSAAVFVNYSGNTESVRFEKKGLPEDARVVPYITDAASDLAPCKAGSLEDTFKIPAKSVVTFVIQAE, encoded by the coding sequence ATGGATTTAAAGTTCAAAAAGGTTTTATCATCAGCAGTATTGTTAATGTTCTCAGCCGGGGCCTTTAGTTATGTGGAAGTTCGGCCGGGAAGCAGAAATCTTATTACCCAAACGGACAACCCCGTTCAGATCTCAATTGATATTTCAAAAAAACATCAGAAAATCAGCTCTTTCGGTGCCTCAGACTGCTGGACAGCCCAGATGGTGGGGCAGTGGCCTGAAGAAAAGACAGATGCAATAGCCGATTTGCTCTTTTCCTCTGAGCTCAAAGACAGCGGCGATCCTGTCGGGATAGGCCTTTCTTCTTGGAGGTTCAACATTGGTGCGGGAACCGCTGCTAATGATAAAATAAGAGACCCTTGGCGGCAGTCTTCCTGGCTTTTCGACGAAAGCGGAAATGAGATCTATTTGCCGGAATTCGAAAAGGAAACCCGCTCTCGAATTAAAGGGCAGAGAACGTTTCTCAGGTCAGCCCGTGATAGGGGGGTGGAAGAATTTACTGCCTTTACAATAAGCCCGCCAATAAATATGACCAAAAACGGGAGGGGATTTTGCAGTAAAGATGTTGGTGCAACAAATTTGAAAGACGGCAAAACCGGCGAATTCTGCGATTATATAGTTGAATCGGTTAAAGCGCTGCAAAAAGCAGATGGTGTTGAATTTGATTACATAAGCCCAATAAATGAACCTGAATGGGATTGGAACGGCCCGAAACAGGAGGGCTGCCGGTACAACAATTCCCAGATGGCTGAGATCGCCAAAACGCTTTACAGCAAGATAGAAAATGAAGATTCTGTAAATGCCAGGGTGCTTATGCCCGAATCAGGGCATCTCAAGTCTTTCTACGACTGGCAGAAGAGCTCAAAGAAATCCAAAGGCAAATATGTAGAGCAGTTTTTTGATGAATCAAGCGATAATTATGCCGGCAAGGCCCTTTCCGGCCTGCTTTGCGGACACAGCTATTTTCTCGATGACCCCTCTGAAGGGCTTGTTGATGCCCGAGTGAAATTCAGAAAGGCTCTGGATGAATATCCCGAGCTTGAGTACCGCCATACTGAATACTGCATTCTTGGCGGCACTGAACACGGTTTCGGGGGCGGCGGAAGAGATCTCGGCATAACCGCAGCACTGTTTATAGCCAGAGTTATACATTACGACCTCACCATTGTTGAAGCCTCAGGCTGGGACTGGTGGCTCGGAATCTCACCCTACGACTACAAAGACGGTCTCGTTTACAGCACCAAAACCATCAAAGACGGAAGATACAATGATTCTAAGATGCTATGGGCTATGGGCAATTTCAGCCGCTTCATAAGGCCCGGGATGTATCGTGCAGAGCTCAAAAGAGACGACGGCGTTGAAAACGGCAAGGCTTTCCATGGCCTGATGGCTTCTGCTTACACCAGCAGTAAAGATAAAACATCAGCGGCAGTATTCGTTAATTATTCCGGAAATACCGAATCAGTTCGTTTCGAAAAGAAAGGTTTGCCGGAAGATGCGAGGGTAGTACCGTATATAACCGATGCAGCAAGCGATCTTGCCCCTTGCAAAGCCGGCTCTCTGGAAGACACCTTCAAAATTCCTGCAAAAAGCGTTGTAACATTTGTTATTCAGGCTGAATAG
- a CDS encoding glycoside hydrolase family 3 N-terminal domain-containing protein, with protein MGANRNVLKLFSLLLIFTVSLVNAEEKVEKKVDALLSKMTLDEKAGQMTQLTLKAFTNGKSGDKLKLDENKLEKYIVQEKIGSVLNCGGRALSPEKWLEITSLVQKFAKKTRLQIPVIYGLDSIHGAGYVAGSTLFPHNIAMAAAGSRQLVQQMAEVTALETRAAGIRWNFAPVLGVARHPFWPRHYETFGEDPFIASEFAEAYITGLQGDKLPLAEDKVLACMKHFLGYSYPRSGRDRTPAWIPEIQLRELFVPPFRAAVQAGAVTAMINSSEINGRPVHASPFYLKKLLRKDIGFSGFVVSDWADIDNLYTREMVAENQREAVKIGVNAGIDMSMTPFKIDFKKHLVSLVEAGEVPVQRVDEAVKNIIKVKFQAGLFNDPFEDDKLSEKIASKEAKKLNERCAEECITLLKNESEILPLKKEEKILVTGPCSNLKSVLNGGWSRTWQGREEHLYPDSQNTILEAVKAEFGRGNVSFEKGADFDKLLDADKAAEKAENCDVILLCAGENTYTEHSGNIRDYNISLSQRKLAARLSETGKPIITILTQGRPRVVREIEKVSDAVVMAYLPGVKGADAIADVVSGDVNPSGRLPFSYPKYAGGFEWYDYKKSANWSSCKVEFQWPFGAGLSYTDFECSGLKLSKNSASKKGFDGLKVSFDVKNKGKMKGGYIAQVYVSDKVASVTPANKRLKEFKKIYLNPGENQTVNFDLPAEAFSFINAECRRVIEPGKFIIRAGGLKKEFTLE; from the coding sequence ATGGGTGCTAATAGGAATGTTCTGAAATTATTTTCGCTTCTTTTGATTTTTACAGTTTCTCTGGTGAATGCCGAAGAGAAAGTTGAGAAAAAAGTTGATGCTCTGCTTTCTAAAATGACTCTCGACGAGAAGGCTGGTCAGATGACCCAGTTAACTCTTAAGGCATTCACAAACGGCAAATCAGGCGATAAATTGAAGCTTGATGAAAATAAGCTCGAAAAATACATTGTCCAAGAGAAGATCGGCTCAGTTCTAAATTGCGGCGGCAGGGCTCTCTCGCCGGAGAAGTGGCTTGAAATAACCAGTCTGGTGCAGAAGTTTGCAAAGAAGACCCGTCTTCAAATCCCTGTTATCTACGGGCTTGATTCAATACACGGGGCGGGCTATGTTGCCGGCTCTACGCTTTTCCCGCACAACATAGCTATGGCAGCAGCGGGCAGCCGGCAGTTGGTTCAGCAAATGGCAGAAGTAACCGCACTTGAAACCAGAGCAGCAGGGATAAGATGGAATTTTGCTCCGGTTCTCGGTGTGGCAAGGCATCCCTTCTGGCCCCGCCATTACGAAACATTCGGCGAAGACCCATTCATCGCTTCTGAATTCGCAGAGGCATACATCACGGGTCTTCAGGGCGATAAGCTGCCATTGGCCGAGGATAAAGTGCTCGCTTGTATGAAGCATTTCCTTGGATACAGCTATCCGCGTTCCGGACGAGACCGAACCCCCGCTTGGATCCCCGAGATCCAGCTCAGAGAGCTGTTCGTTCCTCCATTCAGGGCAGCAGTGCAGGCTGGTGCTGTTACAGCAATGATAAATTCCTCAGAGATTAACGGCCGGCCGGTGCATGCAAGCCCGTTTTACCTAAAAAAGCTTCTGCGGAAAGATATAGGCTTCAGCGGATTTGTCGTTAGCGACTGGGCAGATATCGACAATCTCTACACCCGTGAGATGGTGGCTGAGAATCAAAGAGAGGCTGTGAAGATTGGAGTTAATGCGGGCATAGATATGAGTATGACGCCCTTTAAGATTGATTTCAAGAAGCATTTGGTTTCTCTCGTTGAGGCAGGCGAAGTGCCTGTTCAAAGGGTGGATGAGGCAGTTAAGAACATAATCAAAGTCAAGTTCCAAGCCGGGTTGTTTAATGATCCGTTTGAGGATGATAAGCTTTCTGAGAAGATAGCCTCAAAAGAAGCTAAAAAGCTCAATGAACGCTGCGCAGAAGAATGTATTACCCTTCTGAAAAATGAATCAGAGATCCTGCCGCTCAAGAAAGAAGAAAAAATCCTCGTTACCGGCCCATGCTCAAACCTCAAAAGCGTATTAAACGGCGGCTGGTCCCGCACTTGGCAGGGCAGGGAGGAGCACCTATACCCTGATTCGCAGAATACAATCCTCGAAGCAGTTAAGGCTGAGTTCGGCAGGGGGAATGTGAGTTTTGAAAAGGGGGCAGATTTCGATAAGCTCCTCGATGCAGATAAGGCCGCTGAGAAGGCCGAAAATTGCGATGTAATACTGCTCTGCGCAGGCGAGAACACATATACAGAACATTCAGGCAATATCAGGGACTACAATATATCCCTTTCTCAGCGAAAGCTTGCCGCACGGCTGAGTGAAACAGGTAAGCCGATAATAACCATACTTACCCAGGGCAGGCCGAGAGTGGTTCGGGAGATCGAAAAGGTTTCCGATGCCGTAGTTATGGCTTATCTGCCGGGCGTTAAGGGAGCGGATGCAATAGCTGATGTGGTCTCAGGCGATGTTAATCCCAGCGGCAGGCTGCCGTTCTCGTATCCGAAATATGCCGGCGGATTTGAATGGTACGATTACAAAAAATCTGCAAATTGGAGCAGCTGCAAAGTAGAGTTCCAGTGGCCGTTTGGCGCTGGCCTTTCATACACTGATTTTGAGTGCAGCGGCTTGAAGCTCTCCAAAAATTCTGCTTCTAAAAAAGGTTTCGATGGGCTTAAGGTCTCGTTTGATGTGAAAAACAAGGGCAAAATGAAGGGCGGCTATATCGCTCAGGTTTACGTTTCAGATAAAGTGGCGAGCGTTACGCCTGCAAATAAACGCCTAAAAGAATTCAAAAAGATATACCTCAATCCGGGCGAAAATCAGACGGTTAATTTCGATTTGCCCGCAGAGGCCTTCTCTTTTATAAATGCAGAATGCAGAAGGGTTATTGAGCCGGGTAAGTTTATTATAAGAGCGGGCGGTCTAAAGAAAGAATTTACGCTGGAATAA
- the plsY gene encoding glycerol-3-phosphate 1-O-acyltransferase PlsY — protein sequence MATAILLTLPIFSYLLGSVPFGFLIAKSRGIDLRTVGSGNIGATNLGRALGGKWAKICFLLDLLKGALPMIAAGLVVSGEPEQSELWLWLLCGAAAIAGHIFPIYLKFKGGKGVATGLGVVLGLWPYYTICGIICFIIWIICLYTWKYVSLGSIIGAAMFPVILSLEIAIVESWSFSDLWPLIAAAGVLAILVIYRHKKNITKLINGTEQKAL from the coding sequence TTGGCTACTGCAATTTTACTAACTTTACCAATTTTTTCTTACCTGCTCGGCTCAGTTCCTTTCGGTTTTTTAATAGCAAAATCGAGAGGCATTGATCTTCGGACAGTGGGCTCGGGGAATATAGGAGCAACCAACCTCGGCCGTGCGCTGGGTGGCAAATGGGCGAAGATATGCTTCCTTCTCGATTTGCTCAAGGGGGCATTACCGATGATTGCAGCGGGTTTGGTGGTTTCAGGGGAACCCGAACAATCCGAGCTTTGGCTTTGGCTTTTATGCGGCGCGGCTGCGATTGCCGGGCATATTTTCCCGATTTACCTCAAATTCAAAGGCGGCAAAGGGGTTGCAACGGGGCTTGGAGTAGTTCTTGGTTTATGGCCATACTACACCATCTGCGGAATTATCTGCTTTATCATCTGGATTATCTGCCTGTACACTTGGAAATATGTTTCGCTGGGATCGATTATAGGCGCAGCTATGTTTCCGGTAATACTCTCTTTAGAGATTGCCATCGTGGAGAGCTGGAGCTTTTCTGATCTTTGGCCTCTAATCGCAGCGGCCGGGGTTTTGGCGATTCTGGTAATATACAGGCATAAGAAAAACATAACAAAACTAATCAACGGAACTGAGCAAAAGGCTCTTTAA
- a CDS encoding NAD(P)-dependent malic enzyme encodes MSNHKKSLQEHFGANHIYRVKFSSLRKNSAEILSAINTEQTSISSLNTLEGDGESATLELNLFANSRQAALAALETLKSGGAEIQEFTDLVEESRLGGIIEVKSKKKIESLTDLRMVYTPGVAAACKAIVESPEAVSRVTGICSRVAIVSDGTAVLGLGDIGAQASMPVMEGKAAIFSEFVGISGVPIVLDTKKPDEIIETVKHISPSFGAIQLEDIAAPACFEIEQELDGMLDIPVFHDDQHATATVVLAALINAVKITEKKPADCSAIIIGAGAAGYAITKILLEYGINNIVVYDAGGAIYRGREEQMNPYTQEIAELTNPNNISGGLEEGFKGRDIFIGVARPDIVSEDMVSSMADKPIVFPLSNPKGEISVEKALEAGAAVCADGRTINNALAFPGIFRGALDSGIKSINAGMKLAAAQSLASQSEGNMLLPDMIDRNVHKKVAKAVFDAAAKS; translated from the coding sequence ATGAGTAATCATAAAAAAAGTTTACAGGAGCATTTCGGCGCAAACCACATATACCGAGTCAAATTTTCTTCGCTCAGGAAAAACTCTGCCGAGATCCTCTCCGCAATCAATACAGAGCAAACCAGCATCTCATCTCTCAATACGCTTGAAGGCGACGGGGAATCAGCAACTCTTGAACTGAATCTATTTGCCAACTCAAGACAGGCCGCTCTGGCTGCCTTAGAAACGCTCAAATCAGGCGGGGCTGAGATACAGGAATTTACTGACCTCGTAGAAGAATCTCGCCTTGGCGGAATAATTGAAGTTAAAAGCAAGAAGAAGATAGAAAGCCTTACCGATCTGCGTATGGTTTACACTCCCGGGGTTGCGGCGGCCTGCAAGGCAATCGTTGAGAGCCCTGAGGCGGTTTCGCGGGTAACGGGAATATGCTCGCGCGTGGCAATAGTATCAGACGGAACGGCAGTTCTCGGGCTGGGCGATATTGGGGCACAGGCCTCAATGCCAGTGATGGAGGGCAAGGCTGCCATATTCTCGGAATTTGTGGGTATAAGCGGAGTGCCGATTGTTTTAGATACAAAGAAACCTGATGAGATTATTGAAACTGTAAAACATATCAGCCCAAGCTTCGGAGCAATACAGCTCGAGGATATTGCAGCACCGGCCTGTTTTGAAATAGAGCAGGAACTCGACGGTATGCTGGATATACCAGTATTTCACGACGACCAGCACGCAACAGCAACCGTTGTTCTCGCGGCACTTATCAATGCAGTTAAGATCACAGAGAAAAAACCGGCAGACTGCTCAGCAATCATTATCGGCGCAGGCGCCGCGGGCTACGCAATCACCAAGATCCTGCTGGAATACGGCATTAATAATATCGTGGTTTACGATGCAGGCGGAGCGATATACAGGGGAAGAGAAGAGCAGATGAACCCATACACTCAGGAAATTGCTGAGCTTACCAACCCGAACAACATATCAGGCGGGCTTGAAGAAGGTTTCAAAGGCAGAGACATCTTCATTGGCGTTGCAAGGCCGGATATAGTAAGTGAAGATATGGTCTCATCAATGGCTGATAAGCCAATAGTATTCCCGCTGAGCAACCCGAAGGGTGAAATTTCCGTTGAGAAGGCATTGGAGGCGGGCGCTGCTGTTTGCGCAGACGGGAGGACGATAAACAATGCCCTCGCATTTCCGGGGATTTTCAGAGGAGCACTTGATTCGGGCATAAAAAGCATAAACGCTGGGATGAAGCTCGCTGCTGCCCAGTCGCTTGCCTCGCAGTCCGAGGGGAATATGCTCCTGCCGGATATGATAGACAGAAACGTACATAAAAAGGTGGCGAAAGCAGTATTTGATGCGGCAGCTAAAAGCTGA
- a CDS encoding CPBP family intramembrane glutamic endopeptidase, with protein MNFGSKGKTHELDLYLHRTSRPIYSLILVSILIVVYEAGLSSLSPDFFATKTEHIPGIVVSFEWVRKFLLWLNFSEMQAWVGTPLVVIAALGIVQIKSREKIEVEWSDLPIIFAEATILTIPLLVCSSCITYIAGQHGPGYSPVPAVPDMSAALDWQTPGGMFAVNIVSGIGAGIFEELVFRLLLISFATLIFEKLFGMPRIRSTITAVIVSSLLFSLHHYFYIMDWRFVAGEPFRISTFTFRFLAGIYLSIIFGIRGFGIVASTHAAHNLIAACLM; from the coding sequence ATGAATTTTGGTAGCAAAGGGAAGACACACGAACTGGACTTGTATCTGCACAGGACATCCCGTCCTATATATTCGCTGATACTCGTGTCTATCCTTATCGTTGTTTACGAAGCAGGACTTTCGTCGCTCAGCCCCGATTTCTTCGCAACAAAAACTGAACACATCCCTGGAATTGTGGTTTCCTTTGAATGGGTGCGTAAATTTCTGCTCTGGCTGAATTTTTCTGAGATGCAGGCGTGGGTTGGCACTCCGCTTGTGGTAATAGCTGCTCTTGGGATAGTGCAGATAAAATCACGGGAGAAGATTGAGGTAGAATGGAGCGATCTTCCCATAATCTTTGCAGAGGCTACTATACTCACAATCCCCCTGCTTGTATGCAGTTCCTGCATAACCTACATTGCCGGCCAGCACGGCCCGGGATACTCGCCTGTACCTGCGGTGCCGGATATGTCTGCCGCCTTAGACTGGCAAACCCCGGGAGGTATGTTCGCTGTGAATATAGTATCGGGGATTGGCGCAGGGATTTTCGAGGAACTTGTTTTCCGGCTTCTTCTGATTTCCTTTGCCACACTGATCTTCGAAAAGCTTTTCGGTATGCCCCGTATTCGCTCCACTATAACAGCGGTAATTGTTTCGAGCCTTCTTTTCAGCCTCCATCACTACTTCTATATAATGGACTGGAGATTTGTTGCGGGCGAGCCTTTCCGAATATCCACGTTTACATTCAGGTTTCTTGCAGGGATATACCTTTCAATAATATTCGGAATAAGGGGTTTCGGGATTGTGGCCTCAACCCACGCAGCGCATAACCTGATAGCTGCCTGCCTGATGTAA
- a CDS encoding prenyltransferase, with protein sequence MNKRVLKILCTPEPAFLLPGIPPVAIGTALGVKAAGELNLLLSCLAVLSIICINAGSNMLNDYFDHLSGNDWLNTNRTVFGGGSGYIQDGIISPEQMRTAGMLALGAGAAIGLLIVIISASPFILILGIIGVLAGILWTLPPFSFCYRCPGEGYIFTVFGILPTAGAYYLQTGRLAWEIAPPAVITGLLIAGTALLNSIPDTEADMAAGKKTFPAVFGIKKAVMLYRALVILSYITALLSLLIAESFENGAVFYLFVSPLGAACIISASQKRLSEKGVNLPNALNISHYVCMAAAVTVGIAVS encoded by the coding sequence TTGAACAAGAGGGTTCTGAAAATTTTATGCACTCCCGAACCGGCGTTCCTGCTTCCGGGCATCCCGCCTGTGGCAATCGGAACCGCCCTTGGGGTAAAAGCTGCGGGTGAACTCAATCTTCTGCTTTCCTGCCTCGCTGTTTTGAGCATTATCTGTATAAATGCCGGCTCGAATATGCTCAACGACTACTTCGACCACCTCTCCGGAAACGACTGGCTCAATACCAACAGGACGGTTTTCGGCGGAGGAAGCGGTTATATACAAGACGGAATCATCAGCCCAGAACAAATGAGGACAGCAGGAATGCTGGCTCTTGGAGCGGGAGCTGCAATCGGGCTTTTAATTGTGATTATTTCAGCAAGCCCATTTATCCTTATCCTGGGAATTATCGGCGTGCTTGCAGGCATACTCTGGACTCTGCCTCCTTTCAGCTTCTGCTACCGCTGCCCGGGAGAAGGTTATATATTCACTGTTTTCGGGATACTGCCCACTGCCGGGGCATACTACCTTCAAACAGGCAGACTTGCTTGGGAGATCGCCCCGCCTGCTGTAATCACGGGACTGCTTATAGCAGGCACCGCCCTTCTCAATTCAATACCAGACACTGAAGCAGACATGGCGGCAGGCAAAAAAACATTTCCCGCTGTCTTCGGAATTAAGAAAGCTGTGATGCTTTACAGAGCTTTGGTTATCTTGTCCTATATTACCGCGCTGCTAAGCCTTCTTATCGCCGAAAGTTTTGAAAACGGTGCAGTATTTTATCTGTTCGTATCTCCGCTCGGGGCTGCGTGCATAATTTCAGCAAGCCAGAAGAGATTGAGCGAAAAGGGCGTCAATCTTCCAAACGCCCTGAATATCTCCCATTACGTCTGTATGGCAGCAGCGGTTACCGTTGGAATCGCTGTTAGCTGA
- a CDS encoding AsmA-like C-terminal region-containing protein, with the protein MAAALYSFRGSLIDILEARITQGLENAFGAELEYEAVEKRENSLIVSGLEGSASQFNFSAGKAVVDYSLFENGFLSPSIEKITAEKVMIYKPGSAETDPQNAYPRFVNFIENISSHPFYSIFKSGSFPDLETGRVAIKSPDKGDIILSSLKLSSKGSDNTYKIMLNTPAGAAFGASFLNAEIKAGKRGFIRVAGNLNASLFGSEWMTKDLSLDASWKPSRPVRFKFNASTSKTEIEAEGSADLSKKNAPYRLSLKTENILLSSITKVNAVYENEKLYSFIGKGTTTFLKEFNPEGRMDSEVKLWGSLSQKPKMRGEIRPQKMTASYVFFPYEVKVSGKIDLSSEKYRFDLKCTHKDQEAKITGWHDIKCTSLPDYPNCDIIIHSNEAYINHDVYKSLDARLKKIWNMINPSGEMAFTYQYLRNEKGKRYLIDINLKNAQAELSKFPLPASSITGDINVNPEEITLTDIRGTAGDSNFNISGTIENALLNEPDYDLEVFAKGLTLDSVLISSLPKDPARMLDDFYIDAQSTLTLELSKENRENDWNLDADISGNEIVYKPSMLTITDPQMKIRAGKGSWRAEMIKAEIAGGSFTAKAGGEIVNKSLGGFEGELSCENLEAGRCLELLGEDYKSFLKGKLGIDADFSSGQDKPLQITALAELQNNTAEIDGLKLEDVSGTVDIKAGTNKPAAFNYSVSGKSVDLPEASIKADGRVKYEEGKLDSLNNITAESVNLSNAEFKDLSGFSGKADFRLEGLEFSSEKEDIDIENFRLEFKDLSTGWIKEAHSAEGNLTGSCNLSKNLELQKAQADLYCSRLLYKGAAFKEVSQSFNYSLGAISSPEKGSASLYGGAASFNYRLMPSGDAPPAYDFSLDLNNVNISELLNDTVEEKNGRLALSGMLSSQLSVEGVAGRQEFRKGRLDIVLKNSQITSKNLISRIVSAVFSRQPAEKRIKTGLISGYIIKDRLVISDAVIQLESLKLQGAGEMNLENQKLDLSLQVFMFEDETLRGKLLNTIGKLIAEVQVKGPLSEPSIKTRTFGIPH; encoded by the coding sequence TTGGCGGCTGCACTGTACAGCTTCAGAGGCAGCTTAATCGACATATTAGAGGCAAGGATCACCCAAGGACTTGAAAACGCCTTCGGGGCAGAACTTGAGTATGAGGCAGTTGAGAAGCGGGAAAACAGCCTGATTGTAAGCGGGCTGGAAGGATCGGCTTCACAGTTCAATTTCTCGGCGGGGAAGGCAGTCGTTGATTACTCCCTTTTTGAAAATGGGTTCCTTTCTCCTTCAATTGAGAAAATAACAGCAGAAAAGGTGATGATTTATAAACCGGGTTCAGCAGAAACTGACCCGCAGAACGCTTATCCAAGATTTGTAAACTTCATTGAAAATATAAGCTCGCACCCTTTTTACAGCATATTCAAGTCTGGCAGTTTTCCTGATTTGGAGACTGGGAGGGTGGCAATCAAAAGTCCTGATAAAGGGGATATTATCCTGAGCAGCCTTAAGCTTTCTTCAAAAGGCAGTGATAATACATATAAGATTATGCTCAATACACCTGCCGGCGCCGCTTTCGGGGCATCATTTCTAAACGCAGAAATTAAAGCGGGAAAAAGAGGATTTATTCGCGTGGCTGGGAACTTGAACGCCAGCCTGTTCGGCAGCGAATGGATGACCAAAGATCTAAGCCTTGATGCCAGCTGGAAGCCCAGCAGACCTGTTAGATTCAAATTTAATGCCTCAACCAGCAAAACTGAGATCGAAGCAGAAGGTTCTGCTGATCTTTCAAAGAAGAACGCTCCTTACAGATTATCTTTGAAGACTGAAAATATTCTGCTTTCCTCCATCACAAAAGTGAATGCGGTTTACGAGAATGAAAAACTCTACAGCTTTATAGGCAAGGGTACAACAACTTTCCTGAAAGAATTCAATCCGGAAGGTAGAATGGATTCGGAGGTTAAGCTTTGGGGAAGCCTTTCACAAAAACCGAAAATGAGAGGCGAAATAAGACCGCAGAAAATGACTGCAAGCTACGTTTTTTTCCCTTATGAGGTTAAGGTGAGCGGTAAGATAGACTTAAGCTCAGAAAAATACCGATTCGACTTGAAATGCACGCATAAAGATCAGGAAGCAAAAATCACTGGCTGGCACGATATTAAATGCACAAGTCTGCCGGATTATCCAAACTGCGATATAATAATTCATTCCAATGAGGCTTATATAAACCACGATGTTTACAAAAGCCTTGACGCCAGGCTCAAGAAAATCTGGAATATGATAAATCCTTCAGGAGAAATGGCCTTTACATATCAGTATCTGCGGAACGAAAAAGGCAAGAGATACCTTATCGATATAAACCTAAAAAATGCTCAGGCTGAGCTGAGCAAGTTCCCGCTGCCTGCAAGTTCTATCACAGGGGATATAAATGTAAATCCCGAAGAAATAACGCTAACCGATATAAGAGGGACTGCCGGCGATTCCAACTTCAACATCAGCGGCACAATTGAAAATGCTCTTTTGAACGAACCTGATTACGACCTTGAAGTTTTCGCCAAGGGGCTCACCTTGGACAGCGTACTAATCAGCTCTCTGCCCAAAGACCCAGCCCGAATGCTGGATGATTTCTACATAGATGCTCAAAGCACACTTACGCTTGAGCTCAGCAAGGAAAACAGAGAAAATGATTGGAATCTTGATGCTGATATATCAGGAAATGAGATCGTTTACAAACCAAGTATGCTCACAATCACTGACCCGCAAATGAAGATAAGAGCCGGGAAAGGAAGCTGGAGAGCAGAGATGATCAAAGCCGAGATTGCAGGCGGAAGCTTCACTGCCAAAGCAGGCGGGGAAATAGTGAACAAAAGCCTCGGCGGCTTTGAGGGAGAGCTTTCGTGCGAGAATTTGGAGGCAGGGAGGTGTCTGGAGCTGCTTGGCGAAGATTATAAAAGCTTTCTTAAAGGCAAGCTCGGGATTGATGCAGATTTTTCCTCCGGGCAGGATAAGCCGCTCCAGATCACAGCTCTGGCAGAGCTGCAGAATAACACGGCCGAAATAGACGGGCTGAAGCTTGAAGATGTTTCAGGAACGGTTGATATAAAGGCAGGTACGAATAAACCCGCTGCTTTCAACTACTCGGTAAGCGGGAAAAGCGTGGATTTGCCTGAAGCATCAATCAAAGCAGACGGCAGAGTGAAATATGAAGAGGGGAAACTTGATTCCTTAAATAATATTACAGCAGAATCAGTTAATCTGAGCAATGCCGAATTTAAAGATTTATCAGGATTCAGCGGGAAAGCTGATTTTAGGCTTGAAGGGCTTGAATTCAGCAGCGAGAAGGAAGACATAGACATCGAAAACTTCCGCTTAGAATTTAAGGATTTATCAACCGGCTGGATCAAAGAAGCCCATTCTGCTGAAGGAAATCTAACGGGAAGCTGCAATCTAAGCAAAAACCTTGAGCTCCAAAAGGCTCAAGCAGATCTTTACTGCAGCCGCCTGCTCTACAAAGGAGCTGCCTTCAAAGAAGTATCTCAAAGCTTTAACTACTCCCTCGGGGCAATTTCCTCTCCGGAGAAGGGTTCGGCAAGCCTTTACGGCGGGGCAGCAAGCTTTAATTACCGCCTTATGCCTTCCGGAGATGCCCCGCCTGCATATGATTTCTCCCTCGATCTGAACAATGTTAATATCAGTGAGCTTCTCAATGACACCGTTGAGGAGAAAAACGGACGGCTCGCACTTTCCGGTATGCTCTCATCGCAGCTCAGCGTGGAAGGTGTAGCAGGCAGGCAAGAATTCAGAAAAGGACGGCTCGATATAGTTCTCAAGAACAGCCAGATCACATCAAAGAATCTTATCTCAAGGATTGTTTCTGCGGTGTTTTCAAGACAGCCGGCAGAGAAGAGAATCAAAACCGGGCTAATCAGCGGCTATATAATCAAAGACAGGCTGGTTATATCTGATGCTGTGATTCAGCTTGAAAGTCTCAAGCTCCAAGGGGCGGGTGAAATGAATCTTGAAAACCAGAAGCTTGATTTGAGTCTTCAGGTGTTTATGTTTGAAGATGAAACGCTTCGGGGAAAGCTGCTCAACACCATCGGGAAGCTAATAGCCGAGGTGCAGGTTAAAGGGCCTTTATCTGAACCCTCCATAAAGACTCGAACCTTTGGAATACCCCATTAA